Proteins encoded together in one Janthinobacterium tructae window:
- the fdxA gene encoding ferredoxin FdxA, whose translation MTHVVTESCIACRYTDCVDVCPVDCFREGPNFLAIDPDECIDCAVCVAECPVNAIFAEEDVPGDQQAFIKINVDLARNWPSITKTKAALPEAEQYKDVKDKLDMLVR comes from the coding sequence ATGACCCACGTTGTCACCGAATCCTGCATCGCCTGTCGCTACACCGACTGCGTCGATGTCTGCCCGGTAGATTGTTTCCGGGAAGGCCCGAACTTCCTGGCGATCGATCCGGACGAATGTATTGACTGCGCCGTCTGCGTGGCAGAGTGCCCGGTGAACGCGATTTTCGCGGAAGAAGACGTGCCGGGCGACCAGCAAGCCTTCATCAAGATCAACGTCGATCTGGCCCGCAACTGGCCTTCGATCACCAAGACGAAGGCTGCCTTGCCGGAAGCCGAGCAATACAAGGACGTCAAGGACAAGCTCGACATGCTGGTGCGCTAA
- a CDS encoding protealysin inhibitor emfourin — MKISARSSGGFAGLSEQYDIDTQAHPAGPGLEAALASSGFFTHQQATGEQLGADIPRWQITVDAPTARRTITFAEDGSAENARWQQLLTQIRASA, encoded by the coding sequence ATGAAAATTTCAGCCCGCAGCAGCGGCGGCTTTGCCGGCCTGAGTGAACAGTATGACATCGATACGCAGGCCCATCCGGCTGGCCCCGGACTGGAAGCGGCACTGGCCAGCAGCGGCTTTTTCACGCATCAGCAAGCCACGGGAGAACAGCTGGGTGCCGATATCCCCCGCTGGCAGATCACCGTTGACGCGCCCACCGCGCGCCGCACCATCACATTTGCCGAGGATGGCAGTGCTGAAAATGCACGTTGGCAACAGTTGCTGACGCAAATACGTGCCAGCGCCTGA
- a CDS encoding polyhydroxyalkanoic acid system family protein: protein MADINIVQQHKLTAAKAREAAQQVADKLAQEYDLACAWDGDVLRFERSGVDGSLTLEKEQAQLQIKLGFMLSAFASTIEGKIAEKMRKVFTEAV from the coding sequence ATGGCGGATATAAATATAGTTCAGCAACATAAGCTGACAGCAGCAAAGGCGCGCGAAGCGGCGCAGCAAGTGGCCGACAAGCTGGCCCAGGAATATGACCTGGCGTGCGCCTGGGATGGCGACGTGCTGCGCTTCGAGCGCAGCGGCGTCGATGGTTCGCTGACTCTGGAAAAAGAGCAGGCGCAACTGCAAATCAAGCTGGGCTTCATGCTCAGCGCCTTTGCTTCCACCATCGAAGGCAAAATTGCCGAGAAGATGCGCAAGGTGTTTACCGAAGCAGTTTGA
- the proV gene encoding glycine betaine/L-proline ABC transporter ATP-binding protein ProV has protein sequence MAKQIIIDHVFKVFGDKPEEALELVRKGASKQDILAKTDCTIGVFDATFTIEAGEIFVIMGLSGSGKSTLVRMLNRLIEPTAGRILIDGNDINTLPDAQLRALRRKDISMVFQSFALLPQITVLDNTAFGMELAGMPKAERHALAQQALEQVGLDGYGASYPDELSGGMQQRVGLARALACDPSILLMDEAFSALDPIIRTEMQSELLRLQQIKRRTIVFISHDLDEAMRIGDRVAIMKDGHVVQVGTPEEILRKPANDYVRNFVRGVDAAAVFKASDIARKSQIVVSESPSRGSRAALSMLEEQDRAFAYVVNPQRKFLGVVSVDSLRSALDGHVGPLGLAHAYLPDVQTINADEPVAGLFGQVAQLPYAVPVVANDGSFRGAISKTTLLKFLDRDTPAIAEQQQKGQA, from the coding sequence GTGGCAAAACAAATCATTATCGACCATGTGTTCAAAGTGTTCGGCGACAAGCCAGAAGAAGCACTTGAACTCGTCCGCAAGGGCGCCAGCAAGCAGGATATCCTGGCCAAGACCGACTGCACCATCGGCGTCTTCGACGCCACCTTTACCATTGAAGCGGGCGAGATCTTCGTCATCATGGGCCTGTCCGGTTCCGGCAAGTCGACCCTGGTGCGCATGCTGAACCGCCTGATCGAGCCGACCGCCGGCCGCATCCTGATCGATGGCAACGACATCAACACCTTGCCGGACGCCCAGTTGCGTGCCCTGCGCCGCAAGGACATCAGCATGGTGTTCCAGTCGTTCGCGCTGCTGCCGCAAATTACCGTGCTCGACAACACTGCCTTCGGCATGGAACTGGCAGGCATGCCCAAGGCCGAGCGCCATGCGCTGGCCCAGCAAGCGCTGGAGCAGGTAGGCCTGGACGGCTACGGCGCCAGCTATCCCGACGAATTGTCGGGCGGCATGCAGCAGCGCGTGGGCCTGGCCCGTGCGCTGGCTTGCGATCCATCGATTTTGCTGATGGATGAAGCGTTTTCCGCGCTCGATCCGATTATCCGTACGGAAATGCAATCGGAACTGCTGCGCTTGCAGCAGATCAAGCGCCGCACCATCGTCTTCATTTCGCATGACCTCGACGAAGCCATGCGCATCGGTGACCGCGTTGCCATCATGAAAGACGGCCACGTGGTGCAAGTAGGCACACCGGAAGAAATTTTGCGTAAACCGGCCAACGATTATGTGCGCAACTTCGTGCGCGGCGTCGATGCTGCGGCCGTCTTCAAGGCCAGCGATATTGCCCGCAAGAGCCAGATCGTGGTGTCGGAATCGCCGAGCCGCGGTTCGCGCGCCGCGCTGTCGATGCTGGAAGAGCAGGATCGCGCGTTTGCCTACGTCGTCAATCCGCAGCGCAAGTTCCTCGGCGTCGTCTCGGTCGATTCGCTGCGCAGTGCGCTCGACGGCCATGTGGGACCGCTGGGCCTGGCACATGCCTATCTGCCCGACGTGCAGACCATCAATGCAGATGAGCCAGTCGCCGGCCTGTTCGGCCAGGTGGCGCAACTGCCCTACGCCGTCCCTGTGGTGGCCAATGACGGCAGCTTCCGCGGCGCCATCAGCAAGACAACCTTGCTGAAGTTCCTCGACCGCGATACGCCAGCCATAGCCGAACAACAACAGAAAGGACAAGCATGA
- the proW gene encoding glycine betaine/L-proline ABC transporter permease ProW: MNPSTVSTVEPVVEQAAQINPWALTPPTDASTAWLDAAAPAVQPEQASGFHLTQIFDGSLPLESWINQGLGWVVAHFRPFFQAVRAPIDSVLSGVEGVLLAAPSLTVIAIIGLLAWQFTSRTLAIGTVLALLLVSMLGIWPEAMTTLSLVLTSLAFCLAIGLPLGIFLASSDRAQNILRPLLDAMQTTPAFVYLVPVVMLFGIGNAPGVIVTIIFALPPLVRLTNLGIRQVRPDLIEAARAYGASPWQLLTRVQFPLAMPSIMAGINQSLMLSLSMVVIASMIAVGGLGQMVLRGIGRLDMGLATVGGLGIVLLAITLDRLTQAMGQPRRGVRHWYQTGPAGFVLRLVRGNTKKNNVEQQATLANAQ, encoded by the coding sequence ATGAACCCAAGCACCGTTTCTACCGTAGAACCTGTTGTTGAACAGGCCGCCCAGATCAATCCCTGGGCGCTGACGCCGCCCACCGACGCCAGCACCGCATGGCTCGACGCCGCCGCGCCTGCCGTGCAGCCGGAACAGGCGTCCGGCTTTCACCTGACACAGATTTTCGATGGCTCGCTGCCGCTGGAAAGCTGGATCAACCAGGGCCTGGGCTGGGTCGTGGCGCATTTCCGCCCGTTCTTCCAGGCCGTGCGCGCGCCGATCGACAGCGTATTGTCCGGCGTGGAAGGCGTGCTGCTGGCCGCTCCGTCGCTGACGGTGATCGCCATCATCGGCTTGCTGGCATGGCAATTTACCAGCCGCACCCTGGCCATCGGCACCGTGCTGGCGCTGCTGCTCGTGTCGATGCTGGGCATCTGGCCGGAAGCCATGACGACCTTGTCGCTGGTGTTGACGTCGCTGGCCTTCTGTCTGGCAATCGGCTTGCCGTTGGGCATTTTCCTTGCCAGCAGTGACCGCGCACAGAATATCTTGCGCCCCTTGCTGGACGCCATGCAGACCACGCCTGCCTTTGTTTACCTGGTGCCGGTGGTGATGCTGTTTGGTATCGGTAATGCGCCAGGCGTGATCGTGACGATCATCTTCGCCCTGCCGCCGCTGGTGCGCCTGACCAACCTGGGTATCCGCCAGGTGCGTCCGGACCTGATCGAAGCGGCCCGTGCCTATGGCGCTTCGCCGTGGCAGTTGCTGACCCGCGTGCAGTTTCCGCTGGCCATGCCGTCCATCATGGCCGGTATCAACCAGTCGCTGATGCTGTCGCTGTCGATGGTCGTGATCGCCTCGATGATCGCCGTCGGTGGCCTGGGTCAGATGGTGCTGCGCGGTATTGGTCGCCTGGACATGGGCCTGGCAACCGTGGGTGGCCTGGGCATCGTGCTGCTGGCCATCACCCTGGACCGTTTGACGCAAGCGATGGGTCAGCCGCGCCGTGGCGTGCGCCACTGGTATCAGACGGGTCCCGCCGGTTTCGTGCTGCGCCTGGTGCGCGGCAATACGAAGAAAAATAATGTTGAACAGCAAGCAACGCTGGCCAACGCACAATAA
- the proX gene encoding glycine betaine/L-proline ABC transporter substrate-binding protein ProX, which yields MHQIDNFKVTQKSQRKFQLFSALAIAALALTTSLAMAQTPAASANELPGKGVKVQPLQSSIAEETFQTMLVDKALERLGYEVQPIKEVEYPTAHIAIANGDATFMAVHWDPMHKDFYNNAGGDAKLLRTGQYAGPAAQGYLIDKATAEKYNITNIDQLRDPTLAKLFDHDGDGKADLTGCNPGWGCEALIEKHMDAYKLRKTVTHVQGSYAALIADTLGRYKRGEPILYYTWTPYWVSGVLVPGKDVVWLKVPFSANPDKVNTRLDEGSDYGFAVNTARIVSNKAWAEKNPAAAKLFEVMQLPVADINAQNERMRRGESTQADIARHTAGWIKYHQQTFDGWIARALAAAKK from the coding sequence ATGCATCAAATTGACAATTTTAAAGTGACGCAAAAATCGCAACGCAAGTTCCAGCTGTTTTCCGCCCTGGCGATCGCCGCCCTGGCCCTGACCACCAGCCTGGCCATGGCGCAAACGCCGGCCGCCTCCGCCAATGAGTTACCCGGCAAGGGCGTCAAGGTGCAGCCGCTGCAAAGCTCGATCGCGGAAGAAACCTTCCAGACCATGCTGGTCGACAAGGCCCTGGAAAGGCTGGGCTACGAAGTGCAGCCGATCAAGGAAGTGGAATACCCGACCGCACATATCGCCATCGCCAACGGTGACGCCACCTTCATGGCCGTGCATTGGGACCCGATGCACAAGGATTTTTATAACAATGCGGGCGGCGACGCCAAGTTGTTGCGCACCGGCCAGTATGCGGGGCCTGCCGCGCAAGGTTATCTGATCGACAAGGCGACTGCGGAAAAGTACAACATCACGAATATCGACCAGTTGCGCGATCCCACCCTGGCCAAGCTGTTCGACCATGATGGCGACGGCAAGGCTGATTTGACGGGTTGCAACCCCGGCTGGGGCTGCGAAGCGCTGATCGAGAAGCACATGGATGCGTACAAATTGCGCAAGACGGTGACGCACGTGCAGGGCAGCTATGCGGCCCTGATCGCCGATACCCTGGGCCGCTACAAGCGTGGCGAACCGATCCTGTACTACACGTGGACGCCGTACTGGGTGAGTGGCGTGCTGGTGCCGGGCAAGGACGTGGTCTGGCTGAAAGTGCCATTCTCGGCTAATCCGGACAAGGTGAATACCCGCCTCGACGAGGGCAGCGATTACGGCTTTGCCGTCAACACGGCGCGCATCGTGTCCAACAAGGCCTGGGCGGAGAAAAATCCGGCCGCCGCCAAGCTGTTCGAGGTGATGCAACTGCCCGTGGCCGATATCAATGCGCAGAACGAGCGCATGCGCCGCGGCGAAAGCACGCAAGCCGATATCGCGCGCCATACGGCCGGCTGGATCAAGTACCACCAGCAGACGTTTGATGGCTGGATCGCGCGAGCGCTGGCGGCGGCCAAAAAGTAA
- a CDS encoding GNAT family N-acetyltransferase: MTPSPISRVSLADAADLPRLFDVWHLSVRATHDFLADSDIAFLMPFVRDELARVAAERLLHVLRADDGVAYAFLCVEHARIEMLFVHPDQRGSGAGSALVQHALAALGATAVDVNEHNTQAYGFYQHLGFIVENRSPLDPFGKPFPILHLKLAKNA, translated from the coding sequence ATGACACCATCACCGATTTCCCGGGTTTCGCTGGCCGATGCCGCCGACCTGCCCCGCTTGTTCGACGTCTGGCACCTGTCCGTACGCGCCACCCACGATTTTCTTGCCGATAGCGATATCGCCTTCCTGATGCCCTTCGTCCGCGATGAGCTGGCCAGGGTGGCGGCCGAGCGCCTGCTGCACGTGCTGCGCGCCGATGATGGCGTCGCGTATGCCTTCCTGTGCGTCGAGCACGCGAGGATCGAGATGCTGTTCGTGCATCCCGACCAGCGCGGCAGCGGCGCCGGCAGCGCGCTGGTTCAGCATGCCCTCGCGGCCCTGGGCGCCACGGCCGTCGATGTCAACGAACACAACACGCAGGCATATGGCTTTTACCAGCACCTGGGCTTTATCGTGGAAAACCGCTCGCCGCTTGATCCATTCGGCAAGCCTTTCCCGATTTTGCACCTGAAACTGGCCAAAAATGCCTGA
- a CDS encoding acyl-CoA-binding protein has product MSLQEQFEQAQLDSKTLSERPDNMTLLKIYALFKQASSGDATGERPGMTDFVNRAKFDAWAALAGTSKEEAQQQYIDLIEDLKD; this is encoded by the coding sequence ATGAGTTTACAAGAGCAATTCGAACAAGCGCAGCTCGATTCCAAGACCCTGTCCGAGCGTCCGGACAATATGACCTTGTTGAAAATTTACGCCTTGTTCAAGCAAGCCTCGAGCGGCGACGCCACGGGCGAGCGTCCTGGCATGACCGACTTCGTCAACCGCGCCAAGTTTGACGCCTGGGCGGCCCTGGCCGGCACCTCGAAGGAAGAGGCGCAACAGCAATACATCGACCTGATCGAAGATTTGAAGGACTGA
- a CDS encoding FKBP-type peptidyl-prolyl cis-trans isomerase, whose protein sequence is MTTTTTASGLQYIDTVVGEGAEAQAGNNVVVHYTGWLQNDDGSAGSKFDSSKDRNDPFEFPLGAGRVIQGWDEGVQGMKVGGKRQLIIPAALGYGARGAGGAIPPNATLIFDVELLGV, encoded by the coding sequence ATGACCACCACCACTACCGCTTCCGGCCTGCAATACATCGATACCGTCGTCGGCGAAGGCGCTGAAGCGCAAGCCGGCAACAATGTTGTCGTGCATTACACAGGCTGGCTGCAAAACGACGACGGCAGCGCCGGTTCGAAATTTGACTCGAGCAAAGACCGCAACGACCCATTCGAATTCCCGCTGGGTGCCGGCCGCGTCATTCAAGGTTGGGACGAAGGCGTGCAAGGCATGAAAGTGGGCGGCAAGCGCCAGCTGATCATCCCGGCAGCACTGGGCTATGGCGCACGCGGCGCCGGCGGCGCGATTCCACCGAACGCCACCCTGATTTTCGACGTCGAACTGCTGGGCGTATAA
- a CDS encoding cytochrome D1 domain-containing protein produces MFRSLRRLVFSSLCLVSAISTAQAEVVVVLNSRDATVQLLDQKTYAPLSTFAVGKEPHHLMETPDGKSLIVASSVGNELIFLDPVSGQIQRRISNILDPYQIGFSPDQKWFISNSLRLDRIDLYRYDGKNLTLAKRIPLPKLPSHMAFTADSTMAFITQQGSNQVSAIDLATQTVKWTMPVGPAPAGITMTPDGKHLLVGIMGSDYVEVIDWRTQKTVKRIKAGAGTHNFRALGDNRMTFVSNRVSNTINIIDQKTLENVGTINVPGGPDCMEITPDGKTMWVTLRWIKKVAVIDLTTRKVIKTIPVGRSPHGVYFATHSPRM; encoded by the coding sequence ATGTTCCGCAGTCTACGCCGCCTTGTTTTTTCCTCGCTGTGCCTGGTTTCCGCAATATCGACGGCGCAAGCCGAAGTGGTGGTGGTGCTCAATTCCCGTGATGCTACGGTGCAACTGCTGGACCAGAAAACCTATGCTCCCCTGTCCACCTTTGCCGTCGGCAAGGAACCGCATCACCTGATGGAAACGCCGGACGGCAAGTCGCTGATCGTTGCCAGTTCCGTCGGCAATGAACTGATTTTCCTCGACCCCGTGTCGGGCCAGATCCAGCGCCGCATCAGCAATATTCTCGACCCGTACCAGATCGGCTTTTCGCCGGACCAGAAATGGTTCATCTCGAACTCGCTGCGCCTGGACCGCATCGACCTGTACCGCTACGACGGCAAGAACCTGACACTGGCCAAGCGCATCCCATTGCCAAAATTGCCCAGCCATATGGCCTTCACGGCCGACAGCACCATGGCTTTCATTACGCAGCAGGGCAGCAACCAGGTCAGCGCCATCGACCTGGCCACGCAGACGGTGAAATGGACCATGCCTGTCGGTCCGGCGCCGGCCGGCATCACGATGACGCCCGACGGCAAGCATTTGCTGGTGGGCATCATGGGCAGCGATTACGTGGAAGTGATCGACTGGCGCACGCAAAAGACCGTCAAGCGCATCAAGGCGGGCGCCGGCACGCATAATTTCCGCGCGCTCGGTGACAATCGCATGACGTTTGTCTCGAACCGCGTGTCAAACACGATCAACATCATCGACCAGAAAACTCTGGAAAACGTGGGCACCATCAATGTGCCCGGTGGCCCGGACTGCATGGAGATCACGCCCGATGGCAAGACGATGTGGGTGACCTTGCGCTGGATCAAGAAAGTGGCCGTAATCGACCTGACCACGCGCAAGGTGATCAAGACCATACCGGTGGGCCGCTCGCCGCATGGCGTGTATTTCGCCACTCACTCGCCGCGCATGTGA
- a CDS encoding polysaccharide deacetylase family protein, translated as MLLCASTMLLPAHAAAPVAPAASATAFAAPTAAPAACKGTLYMTFDTGSQSQAQLIADVLNQRHVKATFFLANEKTTRGDYSLDPSWAPYWKARVAEGHAFGTHTFDHVYWKKDLANGLIQVKPQFGKDGGKLASFSDKQFCEQLRRVDTRFQELTGHKLDPFWRAPGGYTSPRTLAAGSACGYQHAGWAPAGYSGDELPSDKYPNAMLLKKALANLRSGDIFIAHMGIWSRKDAWAPANLDALISGLQDKGFCFATLREHPAYAQKKGQP; from the coding sequence ATGCTGCTGTGCGCCAGCACCATGCTGTTGCCCGCGCATGCCGCCGCACCTGTCGCTCCAGCCGCATCTGCCACCGCCTTTGCCGCCCCCACTGCCGCCCCGGCCGCCTGCAAGGGCACCCTCTACATGACGTTCGACACGGGTAGCCAGTCGCAAGCGCAGCTGATTGCCGACGTGCTCAATCAACGCCATGTGAAGGCGACGTTCTTCCTGGCCAATGAAAAAACCACGCGCGGCGACTATTCGCTCGATCCGTCCTGGGCGCCGTACTGGAAAGCCCGCGTCGCCGAAGGCCATGCGTTCGGTACGCATACATTTGACCATGTGTACTGGAAGAAGGATCTGGCCAACGGCTTGATCCAGGTCAAGCCCCAGTTCGGCAAGGATGGCGGCAAGCTGGCCTCATTCAGCGATAAGCAATTTTGCGAGCAATTGCGCCGCGTCGATACGCGCTTCCAGGAGTTGACCGGGCATAAGCTTGATCCGTTCTGGCGCGCGCCGGGCGGCTACACGTCGCCGCGCACTCTGGCGGCCGGCAGTGCCTGCGGCTACCAGCATGCGGGCTGGGCGCCGGCAGGGTATTCCGGCGATGAATTGCCTAGCGACAAGTATCCGAACGCCATGCTGCTGAAGAAAGCGCTGGCCAACCTGCGCAGCGGCGATATTTTCATTGCGCACATGGGCATCTGGTCGCGCAAGGATGCGTGGGCGCCCGCCAATCTGGACGCCTTGATTTCCGGCTTGCAAGACAAGGGCTTCTGCTTTGCCACCTTGCGCGAGCATCCTGCCTACGCGCAGAAGAAGGGCCAGCCATGA
- a CDS encoding sterol desaturase family protein produces MTAADIVSLVTPAIDAVVDAFGVAQGWLFQTIVNPLVYHLGFGEFTEEAFEGTEWLLIGLCELVLLFLVLRPLEALIPAQKMTDPRARWNDFIYTVLHRIGLFSVLVFFTLDPLMDALAGALRFDNIHPLNLESLLPGISPLLSFIIYFVILDFVDYCYHRASHHFGWWWGLHSLHHSQQNMNLWSDDRNHLLDDFLRDVVMALVALGIGVPPGQYVLLVSISRILQSLQHANVRIHFGRIGERLLISPRFHRTHHAIGVGHESKGKGSMGGCNFGVVLPIWDMLLGTANFAAGYARTGVRDQLARIDSDGVGRPGREYGRGFWQQQWLGLRRMVEFAGIKRKGRR; encoded by the coding sequence ATGACCGCCGCCGACATCGTCAGCCTCGTCACGCCCGCCATCGACGCCGTGGTCGACGCCTTTGGCGTGGCGCAAGGCTGGCTGTTCCAGACTATCGTCAACCCCCTCGTGTATCACCTGGGCTTTGGCGAATTCACGGAAGAAGCGTTCGAAGGCACGGAATGGCTGCTGATCGGCCTGTGCGAACTGGTGCTGCTGTTTCTCGTGCTGCGTCCGCTCGAAGCCTTGATTCCCGCGCAAAAAATGACCGACCCGCGCGCCCGCTGGAACGATTTTATCTACACCGTGCTGCACCGCATCGGCCTGTTTTCCGTGCTGGTCTTCTTCACGCTCGATCCGCTGATGGATGCATTGGCCGGCGCTTTGCGTTTCGATAATATCCATCCCCTGAACCTGGAGTCGCTGTTGCCCGGCATCAGTCCCTTGCTCAGTTTTATCATCTATTTTGTGATACTGGACTTCGTCGACTATTGCTACCATCGTGCTTCGCACCATTTCGGCTGGTGGTGGGGCTTGCACAGCCTGCATCACAGCCAGCAAAACATGAACTTGTGGAGCGATGACCGCAACCACTTGCTCGATGATTTCTTGCGCGACGTGGTGATGGCCCTGGTGGCGCTCGGTATCGGCGTGCCGCCTGGGCAATATGTGCTGCTGGTGTCGATTTCGCGCATTCTGCAAAGCTTGCAGCATGCGAATGTGAGGATACACTTCGGCCGCATTGGCGAGCGGCTGTTGATCTCGCCCCGTTTCCACCGCACGCACCACGCGATCGGCGTGGGGCATGAGTCGAAAGGCAAGGGCAGCATGGGTGGTTGCAACTTCGGCGTGGTCTTGCCGATTTGGGATATGCTGCTGGGCACCGCGAATTTCGCGGCCGGCTATGCGCGCACGGGCGTGCGCGACCAGCTGGCCCGCATCGATAGCGATGGCGTGGGCCGCCCCGGACGCGAGTATGGCCGCGGCTTCTGGCAGCAGCAATGGCTGGGCCTGCGCCGCATGGTGGAGTTTGCAGGAATCAAACGAAAAGGACGCCGTTGA
- a CDS encoding EI24 domain-containing protein — MRNVLNSYGRALLSQLHGKILLLSVAPFILSLILWGALLYVGLQPLIDSLHALFTQYDFFRTSGQVLATFGLGVLKAVIVPLIAMFMLLPLMILTALIFMGLFAMPAIGRHIGGRHFPQLEKKHGGSLLGSVGTSLATFLLFIVVWVLMLPLYAFPPAALVGQAVLWGWLTYRVMAYDAMADYASVEERHAIMRTQRWPLLAIGMVSGAAGAVPGMLWMGGVMSVVFFPFLAAFAIWLYVLIFIFTGLWFQYYCLEALSRLRGVRGMTDVAPADA, encoded by the coding sequence ATGCGTAATGTGTTGAATTCGTATGGCCGCGCCTTGCTATCGCAATTGCACGGCAAGATACTGCTGTTAAGCGTAGCGCCATTCATCCTGTCGCTGATCCTGTGGGGCGCCCTGCTGTATGTGGGGCTGCAGCCGCTGATCGACAGCCTGCATGCGCTGTTTACGCAGTACGATTTCTTCCGCACCAGCGGGCAGGTGCTGGCCACCTTCGGCCTCGGCGTGCTGAAAGCCGTGATCGTGCCGCTGATCGCCATGTTCATGCTGTTGCCGCTGATGATCTTGACGGCGCTCATTTTCATGGGTCTGTTCGCCATGCCGGCCATCGGCCGCCACATTGGCGGGCGGCATTTTCCGCAGCTGGAAAAGAAACACGGCGGCAGCCTGCTCGGCAGCGTCGGGACTTCCCTGGCTACCTTTTTGCTGTTCATCGTCGTCTGGGTGCTCATGCTGCCGTTGTACGCGTTTCCGCCCGCCGCACTGGTGGGGCAAGCCGTGCTGTGGGGCTGGCTGACCTACCGCGTGATGGCATATGACGCCATGGCCGACTACGCCAGCGTGGAAGAGCGCCACGCCATCATGCGCACGCAGCGCTGGCCGCTGCTGGCCATCGGCATGGTCTCCGGCGCGGCCGGCGCCGTGCCGGGCATGCTGTGGATGGGCGGCGTGATGTCGGTGGTGTTCTTCCCCTTCCTGGCGGCGTTCGCCATCTGGCTGTATGTACTGATCTTTATCTTTACGGGTCTGTGGTTCCAGTATTACTGCCTGGAAGCACTATCGCGTTTGCGGGGCGTACGCGGCATGACCGACGTGGCGCCGGCGGACGCCTGA
- a CDS encoding competence/damage-inducible protein A — protein sequence MAIGLIIIGDEILSGKRTDQHFPKVVSMLKQRGLQLSWAEYVGDEPARLVALLKRSFASGDIVFSFGGIGATPDDHTRQAAADALGLPLVLHPQGKVNIQQRITEMGAEAGVPADLNSPENLHRLKMAEFVEGAELIPNPYNKIAGFAVREHYFVPGFPVMSWPMIEWVLDTHYSHLFNQVPHAEHALLVYETAESLLTPLMVRLEAEFPLIKVFSLPSVGDAQTRRHIELGVKGEPAQAAAAFADMRAALDALQAEYTTI from the coding sequence ATGGCTATCGGATTGATCATCATCGGCGACGAAATCCTGTCAGGCAAGCGCACTGACCAGCATTTCCCGAAAGTAGTGAGTATGCTCAAGCAGCGTGGCTTGCAGCTGAGCTGGGCGGAATACGTGGGCGACGAACCGGCCCGCCTGGTCGCCTTGCTCAAGCGCAGCTTTGCCAGCGGCGACATCGTTTTCAGCTTTGGCGGCATCGGCGCCACGCCGGACGACCATACGCGCCAGGCGGCTGCCGATGCGCTGGGCTTGCCGCTGGTACTGCATCCGCAAGGCAAGGTCAATATCCAGCAGCGCATCACGGAAATGGGAGCAGAGGCGGGCGTGCCGGCCGACTTGAACTCGCCGGAAAACCTGCACCGCCTGAAAATGGCGGAATTTGTCGAAGGCGCCGAACTGATTCCGAATCCGTACAACAAGATTGCCGGCTTTGCCGTGCGCGAGCATTATTTCGTGCCGGGCTTTCCCGTCATGTCCTGGCCCATGATCGAATGGGTGCTCGACACGCATTACAGTCATTTGTTCAACCAGGTGCCGCATGCGGAACATGCCTTGCTCGTGTACGAAACGGCCGAATCCCTGCTGACGCCGCTGATGGTGCGCCTGGAAGCGGAGTTTCCGCTGATCAAGGTGTTCAGCCTGCCCAGCGTGGGTGATGCGCAGACGCGCCGGCATATCGAACTGGGCGTGAAGGGCGAACCCGCGCAAGCGGCGGCCGCCTTTGCGGACATGCGCGCCGCGCTCGATGCCCTGCAGGCGGAATACACCACCATCTGA